The following coding sequences are from one Panicum hallii strain FIL2 chromosome 5, PHallii_v3.1, whole genome shotgun sequence window:
- the LOC112893028 gene encoding protein SRC2-like — translation MATRTLELTLISAKDLKEVNLLSKMEVYAVVSLSGDPRSRQRIQADRTGGRNPTWNATLRFNVPASGAGSLHVLLRAERALGDRDVGEVHIPLSELLSGAPDGPVPAKFVAYQVRKISSGKPQGVLNFSYKLGEVTQSAAGYAPTPAQSAYTQPPSAYPPAGKADAYPPPSAYPPAAKADAYPPPTAYPPAGKTDVPATAYPPPSGYPPASGKPAKAGEPVTAYPAAGPSTAAPYAAPSPQYGYGYPPQQPAGYGYPPPPPQAGYGYGGYPPQAGYGYQQQAVKPQKKKNNFGMGLGAGLLGGAVGGLLIGDMMSDASAYDAGYDAGFDDGGFDF, via the coding sequence ATGGCGACGAGGACGCTGGAGCTGACGCTGATTTCGGCCAAGGATCTCAAGGAGGTGAACCTGCTCTCCAAGATGGAGGTCTACGCCGTCGTCTCGctctccggcgacccccgctCGCGGCAGCGGATCCAGGCCGACCGCACCGGCGGCCGCAACCCCACCTGGAACGCCACGCTCCGATTCAACGTCCCGGCCAGCGGCGCTGGATCCCTCCACGTACTCCTCCGCGCCGAGCGCGCCCTCGGCGACCGCGACGTCGGCGAGGTCCACATCCCGCTCTCCGAGCTCCTCTCCGGCGCCCCTGACGGCCCCGTCCCCGCCAAGTTCGTCGCCTACCAGGTCCGCAAGATCTCCTCCGGCAAGCCACAGGGAGTCCTCAACTTCTCATACAAGCTCGGCGAGGTCACCCAATCGGCCGCCGGGTACGCTCCCACCCCCGCCCAGTCCGCGTACACCCAGCCTCCCTCGGCCTACCCGCCGGCAGGCAAGGCCGACGCGTACCCGCCTCCCTCCGCCTACCCGCCTGCAGCCAAGGCCGACGCGTACCCGCCTCCCACCGCCTATCCGCCCGCCGGCAAGACCGACGTGCCAGCGACCGCTTACCCGCCCCCATCCGGCTACCCGCCAGCCTCGGGCAAGCCGGCAAAGGCCGGCGAGCCCGTGACTGCCTACCCTGCCGCCGGCCCCAGCACCGCGGCGCCCTACGCCGCTCCTTCGCCGCAGTACGGGTACGGCTACCCACCGCAGCAGCCCGCCGGGTACGGGtaccctcccccgccgccgcaagcCGGGTACGGGTACGGTGGGTACCCGCCGCAGGCCGGGTACGGGTACCAGCAGCAGGCCGTGAAGccgcagaagaagaagaacaactTCGGGATGGGGCTCGGGGCCGGGCTGCTCGGAGGCGCCGTCGGCGGCCTCCTGATCGGCGATATGATGTCGGACGCGTCGGCGTACGATGCCGGCTACGACGCCGGGTTCGACGACGGTGGCTTCGATTTCTAG